The Girardinichthys multiradiatus isolate DD_20200921_A chromosome 24, DD_fGirMul_XY1, whole genome shotgun sequence genome has a window encoding:
- the lipt1 gene encoding lipoyltransferase 1, mitochondrial — MMMLFHLRRRFYLLRAGTGIQQAWTSSSCFFKDPSSSSSSGLVLQSQSTDVFQNLALEDWIDAHLDLQQRSILLLWRNRPAIVIGRHQNPWTECNMPAMRRAMIPLARRRSGGGTVYHDLGNLNLTFFASKKAYDRQRNLKVVTEALRRVCPDLDVQATDRFDILLNGHYKISGTASRLSRKSSYHHCTLLHSADRSALSSLLRPSCTGIQSNATPSVPSPVANLTDHAPSLQWEELLEALVQQYNSEFGLTSALTPVSPSDESLFPGVGNMEAELRSWEWTFGKTPKFRVETQLELRDKQLAAGCSAYLHMEVKNGLVESCRMDIPANWLPLRLSSTLSEVLLGERFCPHRAAAALTVFLRSESGQLHRRLCNLCEVLLAVMG, encoded by the exons ATGATGATGCTGTTCCACCTCAGAAGGAGGTTTTATCTTCTGAGAGCTGGAACTGGAATCCAGCAGGCCTGGACCAGTTCCAGCTGTTTCTTCAAGGACCCTTCCAGCAGCAGTAGCTCTGGGCTGGTCCTGCAATCTCAGTCCACTGATGTGTTCCAGAACCTGGCTCTGGAGGATTGGATCGACGCCCACCTGGACCTGCAGCAGCGCAGCATCCTCCTGCTGTGGAGGAACAGACCTGCCATTGTCATCGGGCGCCATCAGAACCCATGGACGGAGTGCAACATGCCAGCTATGAGAAGGGCCATGATCCCTCTTGCCCGAAGACGCAGCGGGGGTGGAACGGTCTACCATGACCTCGGGAACCTCAACCTGACTTTCTTCGCCTCCAAGAAAGCATACGACCGTCAGAGGAACCTGAAGGTGGTCACGGAGGCCCTGAGGAGAGTCTGCCCCGACCTAGATGTCCAGGCCACAGACAGATTTGACATTTTACTGAATGGACACTATAAGATCTCAG GGACTGCGTCCAGGCTCAGCAGGAAGTCCTCTTACCACCACTGTACTCTCCTTCATTCTGCTGATCGCTCCGCCCTCTCCTCTTTGCTCCGCCCCTCCTGTACTGGTATACAGAGCAACGCCACACCCAGCGTCCCCTCACCTGTTGCCAACTTGACAGACCACGCCCCTTCCTTGCAGTGGGAGGAGCTGCTAGAGGCTTTGGTGCAGCAGTACAATTCAG AGTTTGGCCTCACGTCTGCATTAACCCCTGTCAGCCCATCCGATGAGTCTCTGTTTCCCGGTGTGGGCAACATGGAGGCAGAGTTGCGCAGCTGGGAGTGGACCTTTGGGAAGACGCCAAAATTCAGGGTGGAGACACAGCTGGAGCTGAGGGATAAGCAGCTTGCCGCTGGCTGCTCTGCTTATCTACACATGGAGGTGAAAAATGGCCTGGTGGAGAGCTGCAGGATGGACATACCAGCGAACTGGCTTCCCTTACGGCTTAGCAGCACACTGAGTGAGGTTCTGCTTGGAGAACGGTTCTGTCctcacagagcagctgcagcTCTTACTGTCTTCCTGCGATCTGAGAGCGGACAGCTACACAGACGGCTGTGTAACCTCTGTGAGGTCCTGCTGGCTGTGATGGGTTAA